Part of the Pseudorasbora parva isolate DD20220531a chromosome 13, ASM2467924v1, whole genome shotgun sequence genome is shown below.
acacacacacacacacacacacacacacacacacaccgacacttCAGATCTTTCCTCCTGCGACCTCTGTTCAACAGGcagcagtctcacacacacacacacacacacacacacacacacacacacacacacacacaccgacacttCAGATCCTTCCTCCTGCGACCTCTGTTCAACAGGcagcagtctcacacacacacacacacacacacacacacacacacacaccgacacttCAGATCCTTCCTCCTGCGACCTCTGTTCAACAGGcagcagtctcacacacacacacacacacacacaccgacacttCAGAACCTTCCTCCTGCGACCTCTGTTCAACAGGcagcagtctcacacacacacacacacacacacacacacacacacacacaccgacacttCAGATCCTTCCTCCTGCGACCTCTGTTCAACAGGcagcagtctcacacacacacacacacacacacacacacacacacacacacacacacacacacacacacacacacacacaccgacacttCAGAACCTTCCTCCTGCGACCTCTGTTCAACAGGcagcagtctcacacacacacacacacacacacacacacacacacacacacacacacacacacacaccgacacttCAGAACCTTCCTCCTGCGACCTCTGTTCAACAGGcagcagtctcacacacacacacacacacacatgttggtctatgtggtttacagggactctctataggcgtaatggtttttataccgtacaaaccgtattttctatccccttacactgcccctgcccctaaacctacccatcacatacacacacacacacacacacacacacacacacacacacacacacacacacacacacacacacactgcccctaaacctacccatcacaggaaacattctgcatttttactttctcaaaaaaacatcatttagtatgtttttaaggccatttgaattacggggacatttgatatgtcctcataaaccacataaacaggcacacacacacacacacacacacacacacacacttccactTTTAGGTTAAATTGaaacttttatattatattcattcattacacacacactgatatatttcaaatgtttatttcttttcattttgatgatcTTAACTGACCACTGAGGAAAATCCCAAGTTCAGTTTCTCAGAAGATTAGAATATTACTAAAGATCAATACAAAGAACGGATTCGTAGAAATCTTGGCCAGCTGAAAGAATGAGCATGAGCAGTATGAGCATAGTGGGGTAAAGTGAGCCGCCCTGTATCCGTCAGCAGAACACATCTGTGGTCAAATGGCCGTTGTGTCCTCCAGCCGCTCCGACTTCCCCTCGGCCGTGACGGACAGACGGAGAGGACCTCATGGTGTCGGCGTCAGCATGTTTTAGTTTCACAAATGGAAAAGTACATTTTCTTGTGCTGTTGTGCCAAAGCAAATTGATTCAGGTAGAAAAAGTTATATTATACATGCTGATGAACTACCAACATATAAAACCTCGTGATGATGCCTGCTGAAGATTTGACTGAATTGCTAAGAGAGCAAAGAGTGTAAAAAATGATGTGTTGGAGGGATAAAGTGACACAagaccagttttttttttaaacaatactaCTTTCACTGATCTTCGTCCTGAATACATTCTGATCATTTTCATTGCTAGGAAAAATCCTGAATTAATAGGAAATGTGTCAATTTTACTGATCTATCATTTTAGCAAATGTAGGAACTGTCTAACTTTACCCCACTCTCCCCTCCAGCCCTCAGTGCTCAGCTGTGTGTCCTTTATCCTGAATTACTGCGGCGATGCGGCGTGGCGTCGGTCCGTCTGGGGCtcggctcaggtgttatgagccCGGGTTGCTCTGAtaggccttcagctcttctgcattgaaAATAGAAAACCAGGCACTGGCTGCtgtggcactgtgtgcaggtgcccaGTCCTGTCGGAAAATCAAATCTGGATCttcataaagttggtcagcagcaggaagcagagtcctgcacgggtccatttgtGGAGACCCGCCCAGCCCGTACCCacaaggtttagcaccagatccgacccgtgacccgtgaaaatttcaaaattaaatccgtacccgcccagacccgttaatatttggcccgttacccgacccgtgcccgcgataaatcacacacgctaaaacattcaaattaaaatgctttatttttttatcctgcacctctctcaacatcaccagcgtcatgaatgggctaatgagacaggctaaagtgcctttaaagactcagtgtcaacaatttcatatagctactccactcaccagctttacttttacttcatccattgctactcctgcaacgctcgctccttctgcgctacgagaggcatcaactaAAGTTTCAATGtggcagtggtggtgacgtgatgggccAAATGGTAGCCTATATCAttgttgcgtgtgtgtgtaatggtaatagcctacaatatgttcgatgggggaagaaggaggcgggaaccggcgaacatttaaaagactttaaccaaacaaaacgaaagtaacgtgagtagcccctcatggacatctcccatgcgcacacacataataaaacataaacacaactcaacgtcaaatccaggtgtggtgatctctcgtccttatgcttccgagctccctcagagaactcgagaccggtgtggctcgcaagtgacgctcattcacaatcacgccctgctctctctctctctcgctctcgctctctcgttcactttgccacagaaatattgcacatatttttcatccgctcatccgcgctactacccgcccgcacagagttaattatacgcccgtgaattttataaatgtcataatccacccgttttagccacttttatgcgggtacccgcggatacccgacccgttgcaggactctggcAGGAAGTGCTCTAAAACACCCTGGTATCGGGCTGggttgacctttgacctcagaGAACACAgtgaccaacaccagcagatgccatggctccccaaaccatcactgactgtggaaactttacagtGGACCTCAAGCAGCGTGGATTGTGTGGCTCTCtgctcttcctccagactctgggaccctgattccCAAAGGAAATGCTGAATTTACtgtcatcagagaacataactctGGCCCGCTCAGCAGTCCtgtttgtctttagcccaggtgagacgcttctgacgctgtctgttgttcaagagtggcttgactcGAGGAATGTGAAGCTCAAACCCGTGTCCTGCATGCGTCTGTGCGCAGTGGTTAttaaagcactgactccagctgcagtccactctttgtgaatctcctccacatttttgaatgggttttgtttcacactcctctccagggtgcggttatccctattgcttgtacactttgttctaccacatcttttccttccctccgcctctattaatgtgcttggacacagagctctgggaacagccagcctcttttgcagtgACCTTCAGTGTCTCGCCCTCCGTCTGTAAGGTGTCAGTGGCCGTCTTTTGGACACCTGTCGAGTccgcagtcttccccatgatagtGTCGCcgacagaactagactgagagagcATTAAAGGCCTGCAGGTGTGTGAGTTCATGAGCTGATTAGTGTGCGGCTCCAGGCGTCTTCAATATTCAAccttcacaatattctaatctTCTGAgaaactgaatttgggattttcctcaGTGGTCAGttatgatcatcaacattaaaagaaataaacatttgaaatatatcagtgtgAGTGTAAAGAATGAATATACTTGTAATGGCACCAGTTGCTTTTAGTTCTTCTGTACCACCTTTTGAAGTCAGTCTAAATACAACCAGTATTTGAAACACGAGCAGACAACTGTCTTCTTTTTATATGTTTACttccaaacaaacaaaaatatacataGACATGGTACGCACGGTCAAAAAACTGTGTTGCTTCCAACGTCTCTAACTTCAAACTAAAACTACCTGCAACCGCTACCGCTATGACGTAGTGATATCTGACTGGAAGCTCAAAATACTGAAATGTTATAGGATATAAAGATTACTAAATCTTGCATTTTAAACCAATACATTTCTTATTAGTTTTCATGAAAtggtttatatttatttattactgttTAAACTAAATTATTATTTCAAGTGAACTAGTCCTTATGTGGCTCTTACAATAATATACAAGTtacactttttgaatggaattagtgaaataaatcaagtttttgatgatattctaatgaTATGACCAGCAGCTGTGcatatcatcattttattattttctctCTACAACTGTATATTTCAATTTCTCATGCAGATGTTctcactattttaattcatttctatgtaaagcactttgaattgccgttgtgtatgaaatgtgctgtaCAAATAAACTAGTCTAGCCTTTACCAAGCATAataatgacatgaaaagtcaaaaTTCTAACTTACTCAttcatatttattcatatttattcatatttattagATGAAATGTAGAAATTATGACAACTTTTATCTCAACAGTTCGAGTTTTAATTATGATTATaatcatgatttttttcttatgtGGCAGAACTTCCATAGTGATGTGTGGAGTCTCGTGATGGAatattaaaatgtgtgtgtgtgtgtgtgtgtgtgtgtgtgtgtgtgtgtgtgtgtgtgtgtgtgtgtgtgtgtgtgtgtgtgtgtgtgtgtgtgtgtgtgtgtgtgtgtgtgcagtcgTGATGGTCCAGCAGCAGCTGCAGAAGCTCCAGAGCGGCGTCTTTAGATTCCAGCAGCAGCTCATGGACGCCACAACATCTCCAgagggtaacacacacacacacacacacacacacacacacacacacacacacacacacacacacacacacacacacacacacacacacacacacacacacacaccttcagaaGCCTTCCCTCACAACTACTGTGTGTGATgcagcacgtgtgtgtgtgtgtgtgtgtgtgtgtgtgtgttcctcttGCCTTCCAGTGGTTGACAAGCTAAGAGACACCATGACAGACATCGAGAAGTCCATCAGCATGTTCAAAGACTCACAGCATCACAGGTACGAGATGAGCTTctgttcaggtgtgtgtgtgtgtgtgtgtgtgttcctcctcTCACACACTCCGCTGTAGTTTTGAGGAGCTGCTGAAGGACGAGCGGATGTTCTGGCTGGAGATCTGTGGCTTGCAGCAGAAGATGGAGgcgtggagtgtgtgtgtgtgtgagagagcggaGACTCGTGTCCCGAGGGCTCGCTCCGCTGGGAGTCTCCCGGAGGATCTGACGGCGCTCCAGATGTTCCTGCAGCGCTCCGGGCCTCGGGGGGGCTGGGACGAGCCGGAGCACCGCAGCTTCCTCAGGCTGTGGAGGAAACACCGAGGGAAGCCTTCATACAGGAGAGAGGCCCGGCTGCAGATCAGCTGCTCTgaggaggagctggaggagCACGAGCGCTGGTTCCTGGAGCTCACACACCTGCAGGAGCGGAGGAGAGAGgtgcggacacacacacacacacacacacacacaggagcaCGAGCGCTGGTTCCTGGAGCTCACACACCTGCAGGAGCGGAGGAGAGAGgtacggacacacacacacacacacacacacacagacacaggagCACGAGCGCTGGTTCCTGGAGCTCACACACCTGCAGGAGCGGAGGAGAGAGgtgcggacacacacacacacacacacacacagacacaggagCACGAGCGCTGGTTCCTGGAGCTCACACACCTGCAGGAGCGGAGGAGAGAGgtgcggacacacacacacacacacacacacagacacaggagCACGAGCGCTGGTTCCTGGAGCTCACACACCTGCAGGAGCGGAGGAGAGAGgtgcggacacacacacacacacagacacacacacacacacacacagacacaggagCACGATCGCTGGTTCCTGGAGCTCACACACCTGCAGGAGCGGAGGAGAGAGgtgcggacacacacacacacacacacacacacacacacacagacacaggagCACGAGCGCTGGTTCCTGGAGCTCACACACCTGCAGGAGCGGAGGAGAGAGgtgcggacacacacacacacacacacacacacacacacacacacacacacacacacacacacacacagacacaggagCACGAGCGCTGGTTCCTGGAGCTCACACACCTGCAGGAGCGGAGGAGAGAGgtgcggacacacacacacacacacacacacacacacacacacacacacacacacacacacagacacaggagCACGAGCGCTGGTTCCTGGAGCTCACACACCTGCAGGAGCGGAGGAGAGAGgtgcggacacacacacacacacacacacacacacacacacacacagacacaggagCACGAGCGCTGGTTCCTGGAGCTCACACACCTGCAGGAGCGGAGGAGAGAGgtgcggacacacacacacacacacacacacacacacacagacacaggagCACGAGCGCTGGTTCCTGGAGCTCACACACCTGCAGGAGCGGAGGAGAGAGgtgcggacacacacacacacacagacacacacacacacagacacaggagCACGAGCGCTGGTTCCTGGAGCTCACACACCTGCAGGAGCGGAGGAGAGAGgtgcggacacacacacacacacacacacacacacacacacacacacacacacacacacagacacaggagCACGAGCGCTGGTTCCTGGAGCTCACACACCTGCAGGAGCGGAGGAGAGAGgtgcggacacacacacacacacacacacacacacacacacagacacaggagCACGAGCGCTGGTTCCTGGAGCTCACACACCTGCAGGAGCGGAGGAGAGAGgtgcggacacacacacacacacacacacacacacacacacacacacacacacacacacacacacacacacagacacaggagCACGAGCGCTGGTTCCTGGAGCTCACACACCTGCAGGAGCGGAGGAGAGAGGTACggacatacacacgcacacacacacacacacacacacacagcagcacgAGCGCTGGTTCCTGGAGCTCACACACCTGCAGGAGCGGAGGAGAGAGgtgcggacacacacacacacacacacacacacacacacacacaggagcaCGAGCGCTGGTTCCTGGAGCTCACACACCTGCAGGAGCGGAGGAGAGAGgtgcggacacacacacacacacacacacacacacacacacaggagcaCGAGCGCTGGTTCCTGGAGCTCACACACCTGCAGGAGCGGAGGAGAGAGGTGcggacacacacgcacacacacacacacacacacacacacacacacacacacacacacacacacagcagcacgAGCGCTGGTTCCTGGAGCTCACACACCTGCAGGAGCGGAGGAGAGAGgtacggacacacacacacacacacacacacacacacacacagacacaggagCACGAGCGCTGGTTCCTGGAGCTCACACACCTGCAGGAGCGGAGGAGAGAGgtacggacacacacacacacacacacacacacacacacacagacacaggagCACGAGCGCTGGTTCCTGGAGCTCACACACCTGCAGGAGCGGAGGAGAGAGgtgcggacacacacacacacacacacacccacagacACAGGAGCACGAGCGCTGGTTCCTGGAGCTCACACACCTGCAGGAGCGGAGGAGAGAGgtgcggacacacacacacacacacacacacacacacacacacacacacacacagcagcacgAGCGCTGGTTCCTGGAGCTCACACACCTGCAGGAGCGGAGGAGAGAGgtgcggacacacacacacacacacacacacacagcacagcaGCACGAGCGCTGGTTCCTGGAGCTCACACACCTGCAGGAGCGGAGGAGAGAggtgtggacacacacacacacacacacacacacacagcacagcaCAGCAGCACGAGCGCTGGTTCCTGGAGCTCACACACCTGCAGGAGCGGAGGAGGGAggtgtggacacacacacacacacacacacacacagcacagcaGCACGAGCGCTGGTTCCTGGAGCTCACACACCTGCAGGAGCGGAGGAGAGAggtgtggacacacacacacacacacacacacacacacagcacagcaGCACGAGCGCTGGTTCCTGGAGCTCACACACCTGCAGGAGCGGAGGAGGGAggtgtggacacacacacacacacacacacacacagcacagcaGCACGAGCGCTGGTTCCTGGAACTCACACACCTGCAGGAGCGGAGGAGAGAGgtgcggacacacacacacacacacacacacacacacacacaggagcaCGAGCGCTGGTTCCTGGAGCTCACACACCTGCAGGAGCGGAGGAGAGAGGTGtggacacacacgcacacacacacacacacacacacaggagcaCGAGCGCTGGTTCCTGGAGCTCACACACCTGCAGGAGCGGAGGAGAGAGgtgcggacacacacacacacacacacacacacacacagcagcacgAGCGCTGGTTCCTGGAGCTCACACACCTGCAGGAGCGGAGGAGAGAGgtgcggacacacacacacacacacacacacacacacacacacagcacagcaGCACGAGCGCTGGTTCCTGGAGCTCACACACCTGCAGGAGCGGAGGAGAGAGgtacggacacacacacacacacacacacacacagcacagcaGCACGAGCGCTGGTTCCTGGAGCTCACACACCTGCAGGAGCGGAGGAGAGAGgtgcggacacacacacacacacacacacacacaggagcaCGAGCGCTGGTTCCTGGAGCTCACACACCTGCAGGAGCGGAGGAGAGAGgtgcggacacacacacacacacacacacacacacacacaggagcaCGAGCGCTGGTTCCTGGAGCTCACACACCTGCAGGAGCGGAGGAGAGAGgtacggacacacacacacacacacacacacacacacacacacagcagcagcACGAGCGCTGGTTCCTGGAGCTCACACACCTGCAGGAGCGGAGGAGAGAGgtgcggacacacacacacacacacacacagacacaggagCACGAGCGCTGGTTCCTGGAGCTCACACACCTGCAGGAGCGGAGGAGAGAGgtgcggacacacacacacacacacacacacacacacacacacacacacacacacacacacagcagcagcACGAGCGCTGGTTCCTGGAGCTCACACACCTGCAGGAGCGGAGGAGAGAGgtacggacacacacacacacacacacacacacacacacacacacacacacacacagcagcagcACGAGCGCTGGTTCCTGGAGCTCACACACCTGCAGGAGCGGAGGAGAGAGgtacggacacacacacacacacacacacacacacacagacacaggagCACGAGCGCTGGTTCCTGGAGCTCACACACCTGCAGGAGCGGAGGAGAGAGgtgcggacacacacacacacacacacacacacacacacacacacacacacacacacaggagcaCGAGCGCTGGTTCCTGGAACTCACACACCTGCAGGAGCGGAGGAGAGAGgtgcggacacacacacacacacacacacaggagcaCGAGCGCTGGTTCCTGGAGCTCACACACCTGCAGGAGCGGAGGAGAGAGgtgcggacacacacacacacacacacagacacaggagCACGAGCGCTGGTTCCTGGAGCTCACACACCTGCAGGAGCGGAGGAGAGAGgtgcggacacacacacacacacacacacacagcagcagcACGAGCGCTGGTTCCTGGAGCTCACACACCTGCAGGAGCGGAGGAGAGAGgtgcggacacacacacacacacacacagcagcagcACGAGCGCTGGTTCCTGGAGCTCACACACCTGCAGGAGCGGAGGAGAGAGgtacggacacacacacacacacacacacacacacacacacacacacacacacacacacacacaggagcaCGAGCGCTGGTTCCTGGAGCTCACACACCTGCAGGAGCGGAGGAGAGAGgtgcggacacacacacacacacacacacacagcagcagcACGAGCGCTGGTTCCTGGAGCTCACACACCTGCAGGAGCGGAGGAGAGAGgtgcggacacacacacacacacacacagcagcagcACGAGCGCTGGTTCCTGGAGCTCACACACCTGCAGGAGCGGAGGAGAGAGgtacggacacacacacacacacacacacacacacacacacacacacacacacacacacacacacacagcagcagcACGAGCGCTGGTTCCTGGAGCTCACACACCTGCAGGAGCGGAGGAGAGAGgtacggacacacacacacacacacacacacagacacaggagCACGAGCGCTGGTTCCTGGAGCTCACACACCTGCAGGAGCGGAGGAGAGAGgtgcggacacacacacacacacacacacacacacacacacacacacacacacaggagcaCGAGCGCTGGTTCCTGGAACTCACACACCTGCAGGAGCGGAGGAGAGAGgtgcggacacacacacacacacacacacacacaggagcaCGAGCGCTGGTTCCTGGAGCTCACACACCTGCAGGAGCGGAGGAGAGAGgtgcggacacacacacacacacacacagacacaggagCACGAGCGCTGGTTCCTGGAGCTCACACACCTGCAGGAGCGGAGGAGAGAGgtgcggacacacacacacacacacacacacacacacacacacacacagacacaggagCACGAGCGCTGGTTCCTGGAGCTCACACACCTGCAGGAGCGGAGGAGAGAGGTACggacatacacacgcacacacacacacacacacacacacacagcagcacgAGCGCTGGTTCCTGGAGCTCACACACCTGCAGGAGCGGAGGAGAGAGgtgcggacacacacacacacacagacacacacacacacacacacagacacaggagCACGAGCGCTGGTTCCTGGAGCTCACACACCTGCAGGAGCGGAGGAGAGAGgtgcggacacacacacacacacacacacacacacacacagcagcacgAGCGCTGGTTCCTGGAGCTCACACACCTGCAGGAGCGGAGGAGAGAGgtgcggacacacacacacacacacacacacacacacaggagcaCGAGCGCTGGTTCCTGGAGCTCACACACCTGCAGGAGCGGAGGAGAGAGGTGcggacacacacgcacacacacacacacacacacacacacacacacacacacacacacacacacagcagcagcACGAGCGCTGGTTCCTGGAGCTCACACACCTGCAGGAGCGGAGGAGAGAGgtacggacacacacacacacacacacacacacacacacacacagacacaggagCACGAGCGCTGGTTCCTGGAGCTCACACACCTGCAGGAGCGGAGGAGAGAGgtgcggacacacacacacacacacacacacacacacagcacagcaGCACGAGCGCTGGTTCCTGGAGCTCACACACCTGCAGGAGCGGAGGAGAGAGgtgcggacacacacacacacacacacacacacacacacagcagcacgAGCGCTGGTTCCTGGAGCTCACACACCTGCAGGAGCGGAGGAGAGAGgtgcggacacacacacacacacacacacagcacagcaGCACGAGCGCTGGTTCCTGGAGCTCACACACCTGCAGGAGCGGAGGAGGGAggtgtggacacacacacacacacacacacacacagcagagctGATAGACTTCATCACTGTGTGGAATActgtaaaatgcatttattatttgaaactaatATTAAttcatgcaattgcaatgccttgattttagtaaagttacagtCATAGCCATGAATGCAGTGGTTGCTATTGGTTACTATAACTGATAGTTGGCATAATTTCTTCCGGTGATTCGGTTTTCGGCCTTGGTTTTCTCTTTTTCGGTTTCGGCCACGAgttttgatttcggtgcatccctaataatCACACAAAAGGCAGACCTCTTTGATTCTGATTAATCGTGCGGCCCTAGTGttacatttgtaaaagaaatggCCGGCTGGCGTTAGCGGTGTGTGTTGGTCCTGCAGGCCGTGCTCAGATGGAGAGCAGCCAAGCAGAGCGAGCGCCAGCTGCAGAGAGAGCAGatggagagagatggagagaggaAGATGGAGCCGCAGGATGAGGAGATGGAGCGTCTGAAGCAGGAGCAGCGCAGAGAGAGGATGGAGCGGCTGGAGGCCTGGAGGAGGCGGAGGAGGCTGGAGCAGGAGCAGGAGGAGGAGCAGCGGCTCAGACAACACATCCTGCAGACGAGGAGAGCCAAAGAAGAGCAGCGCCGACAGCTGGAGCTCAAGCTGCGGGTGGAGGAGCACAGGCAGAAGAAGAAGGAGGAGGCGGAGCTACGGCAGCTGGAGGAGGAGGCGGAGCTACAGGCTGAGCGGGCAGAGAGGGGGCGGAGGGCGGCCCAGGGCATCCGGCGCTTTCAGGAGCGGGTGAGGGGACACGGGGGGAGGGGGTGGAGCTACGGGGGGAGGGGGTGGAGCTACGGGCGGAGGGGGTGGAGCTACGGGCGGCCCAGGGCATCCGGCGCTTTCAGGAGCGGGTGAGGGGACACGGGCGGAGGGGGTGGAGCTACGGGGGGAGGGGGCGGAGCTACGGGCGGAGGGCAGCCCAGGGCATCCGGCGCTTTCAGGAGCGGGTGAGGGGACATGGGCGGAGGGGGTGGAGCTACGGGCGGAGGGGTGGAGCTACGGGCGGAGGGCGGCCCAGGGCACTCATCCCATCCTCATTTTGTTTAAGATTTTAGTTCAGTATAATaaccagtgttgccacagttacttttaaaaagtcATCTGAtcactgattactcctttaaaggcccactgaaatcaaaatgga
Proteins encoded:
- the LOC137039334 gene encoding coiled-coil domain-containing protein 112, which gives rise to MRDDIVMVQQQLQKLQSGVFRFQQQLMDATTSPEVVDKLRDTMTDIEKSISMFKDSQHHSFEELLKDERMFWLEICGLQQKMEAWSVCVCERAETRVPRARSAGSLPEDLTALQMFLQRSGPRGGWDEPEHRSFLRLWRKHRGKPSYRREARLQISCSEEELEEHERWFLELTHLQERRREAVLRWRAAKQSERQLQREQMERDGERKMEPQDEEMERLKQEQRRERMERLEAWRRRRRLEQEQEEEQRLRQHILQTRRAKEEQRRQLELKLRVEEHRQKKKEEAELRQLEEEAELQAERAERGRRAAQGIRRFQERKRGGAANSWSRFRGNHGHTLSNAARSRALQWAFKK